A part of Chloroflexota bacterium genomic DNA contains:
- a CDS encoding DegV family protein — MLRQQMAIRIVTDTTCSVPSDEVERYGITVVPQHVLFGTTDYLDQVDLDSDSFYDLLETSSDHPTTSQATPTEVADAMRPHVEAGDDVLGITISSKLSGTYSSFTQAAAQFPDAHIHVFDSLNATTASGLLVLAAARMVEGGSDVHAILDELEKLRDRTRLAVAVPTLEYLRRGGRIGNARALIGTMLGFKPILELREGELQPVGRARSMRRAISMLVDFAAENAPDGVIDIGFVSSGDPRQLESLRTAILDRVQVSGNTHDAEPLAPAIGAHVGREALAVAFISA, encoded by the coding sequence ATGTTGAGGCAACAGATGGCGATCCGAATAGTTACTGACACAACCTGCTCGGTCCCCTCAGACGAGGTCGAACGCTACGGGATCACCGTGGTCCCGCAGCACGTGCTGTTCGGGACGACCGACTACCTGGACCAGGTCGATCTCGACTCCGACAGCTTCTACGACCTGCTTGAGACCTCGTCCGACCACCCCACAACCTCGCAGGCGACGCCGACCGAGGTGGCCGACGCCATGCGCCCGCACGTCGAGGCCGGCGACGACGTGCTCGGGATAACAATCTCCTCGAAATTGAGCGGCACCTACTCCTCATTCACCCAGGCCGCCGCCCAGTTCCCCGACGCCCACATTCACGTCTTCGACTCCTTAAACGCAACCACCGCCTCCGGGCTGCTGGTGCTGGCCGCGGCCCGCATGGTCGAAGGGGGTAGCGACGTGCACGCCATCCTCGACGAACTCGAAAAACTGCGCGATCGGACCCGTTTGGCGGTGGCGGTGCCGACGCTGGAGTACCTGCGCCGCGGCGGGCGCATCGGCAACGCCCGCGCGCTGATCGGGACGATGCTCGGATTCAAACCAATCCTGGAATTGCGCGAGGGCGAGTTGCAGCCGGTCGGCCGCGCCCGCAGCATGCGGCGGGCGATCTCCATGCTGGTTGACTTCGCCGCCGAAAACGCCCCCGACGGGGTCATCGACATCGGGTTCGTCAGCTCCGGCGATCCACGCCAGCTCGAATCATTGCGCACGGCGATCCTGGACCGGGTTCAGGTGAGTGGAAACACGCACGACGCCGAACCGCTCGCGCCGGCCATTGGCGCGCACGTGGGACGCGAGGCGCTGGCGGTCGCCTTCATCAGCGCTTGA
- the moaC gene encoding cyclic pyranopterin monophosphate synthase MoaC produces the protein MVDVSGKPATQRRALAEGLVTMNAAAFAAVQDSSKGSGKGNVLSTAELAGVMAAKRTAELIPLCHPLPLTQVNVRLEPEPEWNRVRVRASVSALAPTGVEMEALTAVSAAALTVYDMCKALDRAIRIGGIRLLEKSGGRSGDYRADNDAGPAGEIA, from the coding sequence ATGGTCGACGTTTCCGGCAAACCCGCCACCCAGCGCAGGGCGCTGGCCGAGGGCCTGGTGACGATGAACGCGGCCGCTTTCGCGGCCGTCCAAGACTCCTCTAAGGGGTCAGGTAAGGGCAACGTCCTGTCCACCGCCGAGCTGGCCGGGGTGATGGCCGCCAAGCGCACCGCCGAACTGATCCCGCTCTGCCACCCGCTGCCGCTCACCCAGGTGAACGTCCGACTCGAACCGGAACCGGAATGGAACCGGGTCAGGGTACGGGCCAGCGTTTCGGCGCTCGCGCCCACGGGTGTCGAGATGGAGGCGCTCACCGCCGTCAGCGCGGCCGCGCTGACCGTTTACGACATGTGCAAGGCGCTCGACCGCGCGATCCGGATCGGCGGCATCCGGCTGCTGGAGAAATCCGGCGGACGCAGCGGCGACTATCGCGCCGACAACGACGCCGGTCCGGCCGGCGAGATCGCGTAG
- a CDS encoding exonuclease SbcCD subunit D — protein MRVLHTADWHLGKKLGRFERYAEMGQFVNWLVEICEQRSVDLVLIAGDLFDTPSPPNHAVSLATEALQRLTGLGAQVVAIAGNHDSADYFENLNRFSELHGVHLVGRPRGPQQGGILRVQTRSGPAAVACCPYLREHAVVDFFAESGERHGAYKQRLGAVMSALDRGLADYPDCVRLLMGHLATDGAVLSLSGSGREPRGERTLTIGNAYVVSGQQLPQVAQYTALGHIHAAQRVPAPGLARYAGSPLALDFGERKDRKQVVLIDVAPDRSAAVEPIDVPPGRRLRSVSGNWDELVARREEFGGDYLSLTVTGADAPRALLQRAAETFPRLVRAHPVAAGGQSQEPGHRIDRDWTEIYAEYVRSSVGGEPPQPLLEEFRRVYATVTNASD, from the coding sequence ATGAGGGTCCTCCACACCGCCGACTGGCACCTGGGCAAGAAGCTGGGCCGGTTCGAACGCTACGCGGAGATGGGCCAATTCGTTAACTGGCTGGTCGAGATCTGCGAACAGCGGTCGGTCGACCTGGTGCTGATCGCCGGCGACCTGTTCGACACGCCATCGCCACCCAACCACGCGGTGTCGCTGGCCACCGAGGCGCTGCAGCGCCTGACCGGGCTGGGCGCACAGGTGGTGGCGATCGCCGGAAACCACGATTCGGCCGATTACTTTGAAAACCTCAACCGTTTCTCGGAACTGCACGGCGTCCACCTGGTCGGGCGCCCGCGCGGGCCCCAACAGGGCGGGATCCTGCGGGTCCAGACCCGCTCCGGTCCCGCGGCGGTGGCGTGCTGTCCGTACCTGCGCGAGCACGCGGTGGTCGATTTTTTTGCCGAGAGCGGCGAGCGGCACGGCGCCTACAAGCAGCGCCTGGGGGCGGTCATGTCGGCGCTGGACCGGGGACTGGCCGACTATCCCGATTGCGTGCGGCTGCTCATGGGGCATCTGGCCACTGACGGGGCGGTCCTCTCGCTCAGCGGGTCCGGACGCGAACCGCGCGGCGAACGCACCCTGACCATCGGCAACGCCTACGTGGTCTCCGGCCAGCAGTTGCCGCAGGTCGCCCAGTACACCGCCCTGGGGCACATTCATGCCGCGCAGAGGGTGCCCGCGCCCGGACTGGCCCGCTACGCCGGATCGCCGCTGGCGCTGGATTTCGGGGAACGGAAAGACCGCAAGCAGGTGGTTCTGATCGACGTCGCGCCCGACCGCAGCGCCGCGGTGGAGCCGATCGACGTGCCGCCGGGCCGGCGGCTGCGCTCGGTCAGCGGCAACTGGGACGAGCTGGTGGCACGGCGCGAAGAGTTCGGCGGCGACTACCTCTCGCTGACCGTAACCGGCGCTGACGCCCCGCGGGCGTTGTTGCAGCGCGCGGCCGAGACGTTTCCGCGGCTCGTGCGCGCCCACCCGGTTGCGGCCGGCGGCCAATCCCAGGAGCCGGGTCACCGAATCGACCGCGACTGGACCGAGATCTACGCCGAGTACGTGCGCTCGAGTGTCGGCGGCGAACCTCCCCAACCGCTCCTGGAGGAATTCCGCAGGGTTTACGCGACGGTGACCAATGCGTCCGATTGA
- the gyrA gene encoding DNA gyrase subunit A, whose product MNDSGDLDRIGHTEDVVFESEIGAAYLDYAMSTIVSRALPDVRDGLKPVQRRILYSMLELGARAGSQHRKSARIVGDTMGKFHPHGDGAIYDALVHLAQDFAMRVPLVDGQGNYGSIDDDPPAAMRYTEARLNGVSEAMLADIGQDTVDFVDNFDTTAEMPAVLPGKFPNLVVNGAAGIAVGLATKIPPHNLGEVADAICTLIDNPELTVDELLKIMPGPDFPTGGKIGRRNVKTAYASGRGSITMQARIAPETADNGRETLIISELPYMVKKARLIVKIAELAQAKVIDDIVDIRDESDRNGMRIVVVLKRNSFPRSVTNQLLKHTALQSTFGVNAVSLVAGQPETLGMREMLSHFIDHRVEVVERRARFELERARAREHVLEGFLIALDNIDEVVELIRNAPTTDDAREGLMEAFELSQIQANAVLDMQLRRLVALETQKLRDELEEIQARIRELVELLGDRSKVLDVIKEETQELKARFGTPRRTQIVDVLSTDMSDEDLNPDEEVVITISRKGYAKRVPSHVFKSQGRGGKGIRGVAVDQDEDGINHLILTNTHAHLLLFTNRGRVFKLRGFDVSQMSRSARGYALANLVRLERGEEVTAPIAIRNFEEHFNLVFGTVRGYVKRTALARYATVRSNGLLAMRLEENDELRWVRTSNGDNRVMFLTRNGMGIHFHEDDVRISGRTSGGVFGIRLSDDDSVVGMDLTNDDDYVVVITSGGYGKKMEIGEFRPQGRGGKGLKAINLRRKTGHVVAAQVFADPEAQMFLLSNSGQMIRQSLGELRTQSRYAQGMIVQRLNEGEEVAGLAVSEESIEAGEFADDAVESVAERSEGTAEPAE is encoded by the coding sequence ATGAACGACTCTGGCGACCTGGACCGAATCGGGCACACCGAGGACGTCGTATTCGAGAGCGAGATCGGCGCCGCCTACCTCGACTACGCCATGAGCACAATCGTCTCGCGCGCCCTGCCGGACGTGCGCGACGGCCTGAAGCCGGTCCAGCGCCGCATCCTTTATTCGATGCTCGAACTGGGCGCCCGGGCGGGCAGCCAGCACCGCAAGAGCGCCCGCATCGTTGGCGACACGATGGGTAAATTCCATCCCCACGGGGACGGGGCGATCTACGACGCCCTGGTTCACCTGGCGCAGGATTTTGCAATGCGGGTCCCGCTGGTGGACGGGCAGGGCAATTACGGATCGATCGACGACGACCCGCCGGCCGCGATGCGCTACACCGAGGCGCGGCTGAACGGGGTTTCCGAGGCCATGCTGGCCGACATCGGTCAGGACACCGTCGACTTCGTCGACAACTTCGACACGACCGCCGAAATGCCGGCGGTGCTGCCGGGCAAGTTCCCCAACCTGGTGGTCAACGGGGCGGCCGGAATCGCGGTCGGCCTGGCCACCAAGATTCCGCCGCACAACCTGGGCGAGGTCGCCGACGCCATCTGCACCCTGATCGATAACCCCGAGCTGACGGTCGACGAACTCCTCAAGATCATGCCGGGTCCCGATTTTCCGACCGGCGGAAAAATCGGCCGGCGAAACGTGAAAACCGCCTATGCGTCCGGGCGCGGCAGCATCACCATGCAGGCCCGGATCGCCCCCGAGACGGCCGACAACGGACGCGAAACGCTCATCATCTCCGAGCTGCCGTACATGGTGAAAAAGGCGCGCCTGATAGTCAAGATCGCCGAACTTGCGCAGGCCAAGGTGATCGACGACATAGTCGACATTCGCGACGAGTCCGACCGCAACGGGATGCGGATCGTGGTCGTCCTCAAGCGCAATTCATTCCCGCGCAGCGTCACCAACCAGCTGCTCAAACACACCGCCCTGCAGTCGACCTTCGGCGTGAACGCGGTCAGTCTGGTCGCCGGCCAACCCGAGACCCTGGGCATGCGCGAGATGCTCTCGCACTTCATCGACCACCGGGTCGAGGTTGTGGAGCGTCGGGCGCGCTTCGAACTGGAACGCGCCCGGGCCCGCGAACACGTGCTCGAGGGATTCCTGATCGCGCTGGACAACATCGACGAGGTGGTCGAGCTGATCCGCAACGCCCCCACTACCGACGACGCCCGCGAAGGATTGATGGAGGCCTTCGAGCTCTCCCAGATCCAGGCCAACGCAGTGTTGGACATGCAGTTAAGGCGTTTGGTTGCGCTGGAGACCCAGAAGCTGCGCGACGAGCTGGAGGAAATCCAGGCCCGCATACGCGAACTGGTCGAACTCCTCGGCGACCGCAGCAAGGTCCTGGACGTGATCAAAGAGGAGACCCAGGAGCTCAAGGCCCGCTTTGGAACGCCGCGCCGCACCCAGATCGTGGACGTGCTCTCCACCGACATGTCCGATGAGGACCTGAACCCGGACGAAGAGGTGGTGATCACCATATCTAGGAAGGGTTACGCCAAGCGCGTTCCCAGCCACGTCTTTAAGTCGCAGGGCCGCGGTGGCAAAGGCATCCGGGGGGTGGCCGTCGACCAGGACGAGGACGGGATCAACCACCTGATCCTGACCAACACGCATGCTCACCTGCTGCTGTTTACCAACCGCGGTCGGGTATTTAAGCTGCGCGGATTCGACGTCTCGCAGATGTCGCGCAGCGCGCGCGGCTACGCTCTGGCCAACCTGGTGCGGCTTGAGCGAGGCGAGGAGGTCACGGCTCCGATCGCGATCCGCAATTTCGAGGAGCACTTCAACTTGGTCTTCGGCACGGTTCGCGGATACGTCAAGCGGACCGCGCTGGCCCGCTACGCCACGGTGCGCTCCAACGGCCTCTTGGCGATGCGTCTGGAGGAAAACGACGAGTTGCGCTGGGTTCGCACCTCCAATGGCGACAACCGGGTGATGTTCCTGACCCGCAACGGCATGGGAATCCACTTTCACGAGGACGACGTGCGGATAAGCGGGCGAACCAGCGGCGGCGTTTTTGGGATCCGGCTCTCCGATGACGATTCGGTGGTCGGGATGGACCTGACAAACGACGACGATTACGTGGTCGTTATCACTTCGGGCGGATACGGCAAGAAGATGGAAATCGGCGAATTTCGCCCGCAGGGGCGCGGCGGCAAGGGGCTAAAAGCAATAAACCTGCGCCGCAAGACCGGTCACGTGGTGGCCGCGCAGGTGTTCGCAGACCCCGAAGCGCAGATGTTCCTGCTCTCCAACTCCGGCCAGATGATCCGCCAGTCGCTGGGCGAGCTGCGGACCCAGAGCCGCTATGCCCAGGGGATGATCGTCCAACGCCTCAACGAGGGCGAGGAAGTTGCCGGCCTGGCGGTTTCGGAAGAATCTATCGAAGCTGGCGAATTTGCCGATGATGCTGTCGAAAGCGTGGCCGAGCGTTCAGAAGGCACCGCCGAACCTGCAGAGTGA
- a CDS encoding glucose 1-dehydrogenase, with product MDSRVAWITGSGRGLGAAIARRLAADGLTVCLSDLDLAAAQEVAAEIESAGGAALAMYGDVTDQESTDSNIGQILDSYGRIDVLVANAGIIIAGPPEELDIEKFQKILDVNTLGVWRCNRAVVPTMKRQRSGKIINCASIAGHRGSKDNAIYCASKFAVVGLTQALAHDMAEFGVTVNAYCPGIVDTDMWVYMDKVRSDLMGRELGAGLQAAIDQIPLGRVEQPEDVANFVSFLASPDSDYMTGQSVNICGGLHML from the coding sequence ATGGATTCGCGTGTGGCCTGGATAACCGGTTCGGGTCGGGGACTCGGCGCGGCGATCGCGCGGCGCCTGGCGGCCGACGGCCTGACCGTCTGCCTGAGCGACCTGGACCTTGCCGCGGCGCAGGAAGTGGCCGCGGAAATCGAGTCCGCCGGCGGCGCGGCGCTGGCCATGTACGGCGACGTGACCGATCAGGAATCGACTGATTCCAACATCGGCCAGATCCTGGACAGCTACGGAAGGATCGATGTCCTGGTGGCCAACGCCGGCATCATCATCGCCGGTCCGCCGGAGGAATTGGACATTGAAAAATTCCAGAAGATTCTGGATGTAAACACTCTGGGCGTCTGGCGCTGCAACCGGGCGGTGGTGCCGACCATGAAGCGGCAGCGCAGCGGCAAGATCATCAACTGCGCCTCGATCGCCGGCCACCGCGGCAGCAAGGACAACGCGATCTACTGCGCCTCGAAGTTCGCGGTCGTGGGACTGACCCAGGCGCTGGCCCACGACATGGCCGAATTCGGCGTCACCGTCAACGCTTACTGCCCGGGGATCGTCGATACCGACATGTGGGTCTATATGGACAAGGTCCGCAGCGACCTGATGGGCCGCGAGCTCGGCGCCGGATTGCAGGCGGCAATCGACCAGATTCCCCTGGGGCGCGTCGAACAGCCCGAGGACGTAGCCAATTTCGTCAGCTTCCTGGCTTCGCCCGACTCGGATTACATGACCGGCCAGTCGGTGAACATCTGCGGCGGGCTCCACATGCTCTGA
- a CDS encoding ATP-binding protein — protein MSGGLDQRVGLVSGIEPSASGEFVVALDPQAHLAVDDLVCVQSTVPGIPDPVLTFGIVTENHATLEGAQYQSDTHRISDEGLRPAQLVRSAQIAVTRILPEVWVAPSPGAPVFRVAGERRRQAIYHDTMSRPLAVGVDTRGEPVFIDVRYFDGDSGGHMSISGISGVATKTTYALFFLRLLVSGGLGPEAANTRVLVFNVKGEDLLWLDKRSNQFSAEDERAWRRLGTEAGPFALAGGAGSGPSVSFWAPAAPAAPDTVVPDVAGRQDGVGAFYWTPREFVKQGLLRFVFADPADERSQLGFVEERVRTRLQRECQAAGRNGALVLDGNRIEDLGSLARAIGQKLEPEDDQEADYAWTGRVAAGTISAFMRRLLAAASPMRLGRLVRCGPPRGIDRGLANLTVVSIANLHEHAQRFVVGALLKETFEEKERTGTRLPLSVVMLDELNKYAPRSGDSPIKEMLVDIAQRGRSLGVLLVGAQQSASRVDASVLDNAAIKVVGRMDAAEVMHDQYGWMLPSMRQRARLLRPGQMVLQQPTVPVPLTLRFPRVPWATRADEVADDPAADPFAGLA, from the coding sequence GTGAGCGGCGGGCTCGACCAGCGCGTCGGCCTGGTCAGCGGGATCGAACCCTCGGCCAGCGGCGAGTTCGTGGTCGCTCTGGATCCGCAGGCCCACCTCGCGGTTGACGACCTGGTCTGCGTGCAGAGCACGGTGCCCGGCATCCCGGACCCGGTCCTGACGTTCGGGATCGTGACCGAGAACCACGCCACCCTGGAGGGGGCCCAGTACCAGTCCGACACCCACCGCATCAGCGACGAGGGCCTGCGGCCGGCGCAGTTGGTCCGATCGGCACAGATCGCCGTCACCCGGATACTGCCGGAGGTCTGGGTCGCTCCCAGCCCCGGCGCGCCGGTATTCAGGGTCGCCGGCGAGCGTCGCCGCCAGGCGATCTACCACGACACGATGAGCCGGCCACTGGCGGTCGGAGTCGACACCCGCGGCGAACCGGTCTTTATCGACGTGCGCTACTTCGACGGCGACAGCGGCGGGCACATGTCGATCTCGGGCATTTCCGGAGTGGCCACCAAGACCACCTACGCGCTTTTCTTCCTGCGGCTGCTGGTCAGCGGCGGACTGGGCCCGGAGGCGGCCAACACCAGGGTTCTGGTCTTCAACGTCAAGGGCGAGGATCTGCTCTGGCTGGACAAGCGCTCGAACCAGTTCTCCGCCGAGGACGAGCGCGCCTGGCGCCGGCTCGGGACCGAAGCCGGCCCGTTCGCCCTGGCCGGCGGCGCCGGCTCGGGACCGAGCGTCTCCTTCTGGGCGCCGGCCGCCCCGGCCGCGCCGGACACCGTCGTTCCCGACGTGGCCGGGCGCCAGGACGGCGTCGGGGCCTTCTACTGGACGCCGCGCGAGTTCGTGAAACAGGGACTGTTGCGGTTCGTGTTCGCCGACCCCGCCGACGAGCGCTCGCAGCTCGGATTCGTCGAGGAGCGGGTCCGCACCCGCCTGCAGCGCGAATGCCAGGCGGCCGGCCGGAACGGGGCGCTGGTGCTGGACGGAAACCGGATCGAGGACCTTGGTTCGCTGGCCCGGGCAATCGGGCAGAAGCTTGAACCCGAGGACGACCAGGAAGCCGATTACGCCTGGACCGGCCGGGTGGCCGCAGGGACCATTTCGGCGTTCATGCGCCGCCTGCTGGCGGCCGCCTCCCCGATGCGGCTGGGCCGGCTGGTGCGCTGCGGCCCGCCGCGCGGCATCGACCGCGGCCTGGCCAACCTGACGGTGGTCTCGATCGCCAACCTTCACGAGCACGCCCAGCGATTCGTGGTCGGCGCGCTGCTCAAGGAGACCTTCGAGGAAAAGGAACGCACCGGCACGCGGCTGCCGCTCTCGGTGGTGATGCTGGACGAACTGAACAAGTACGCGCCGCGCAGCGGCGATTCGCCGATCAAGGAGATGCTGGTCGACATCGCCCAACGCGGCCGCTCGCTGGGGGTGCTGCTGGTGGGCGCCCAGCAGAGCGCATCGCGGGTCGACGCCTCGGTGCTGGACAACGCCGCGATCAAGGTCGTCGGACGCATGGACGCGGCCGAAGTGATGCACGACCAGTACGGCTGGATGCTGCCTTCCATGCGCCAGCGGGCGCGGCTGCTGCGCCCCGGGCAGATGGTCCTGCAGCAGCCGACCGTGCCCGTGCCGCTGACGCTGCGCTTCCCGCGCGTGCCGTGGGCCACGCGCGCCGACGAGGTCGCCGACGACCCGGCGGCCGATCCTTTCGCCGGCCTTGCCTAG
- a CDS encoding class I SAM-dependent methyltransferase, producing MENDASTYGDRWAEVYDQVHAHLDTPEAVDPAIKILAELAGDGPALELGIGTGRIALPMARRGVNVEGLDASAAMIEKMRQKPGGADIPVHLGDFARFDLGTSYSLVFVVFNTFFALTSQDEQVSCLQSVGRHLVDDGALVIEAFVPDMGRFERGQHISAGNIAPDSVSVNLDRHDPVTQSVVSSHLRLSSAGIEIFPVEIRYAWPSELDLMARLAGLRLRSRWADWHRSPFTAASPGHISVYERD from the coding sequence ATGGAAAACGACGCATCCACGTACGGCGACCGCTGGGCCGAGGTCTACGACCAGGTCCATGCCCACCTTGACACCCCCGAAGCAGTCGATCCCGCAATCAAAATCCTCGCCGAACTGGCCGGCGACGGCCCGGCGCTAGAGCTGGGGATCGGCACCGGGCGCATTGCCCTGCCGATGGCGCGGCGCGGAGTGAACGTCGAAGGATTGGATGCATCCGCGGCCATGATTGAAAAAATGCGCCAGAAACCGGGCGGGGCCGATATTCCGGTGCACCTCGGTGACTTCGCCCGGTTCGATCTGGGGACGTCGTATTCGCTGGTATTTGTTGTTTTCAACACATTTTTTGCCCTCACCAGTCAGGACGAGCAGGTCAGTTGCCTGCAGTCGGTCGGTCGCCACCTTGTCGACGACGGGGCCCTGGTGATCGAGGCCTTCGTACCCGACATGGGCCGCTTCGAGCGCGGCCAGCACATCTCGGCCGGAAACATAGCGCCAGACAGCGTCTCCGTCAATCTCGACCGCCACGATCCGGTCACCCAGTCGGTTGTTTCTTCACATCTGCGCCTCTCGTCCGCCGGAATAGAGATCTTCCCGGTGGAAATCCGTTACGCCTGGCCCTCCGAGCTCGATCTAATGGCCCGGCTGGCCGGATTGCGGTTGCGTTCGCGTTGGGCCGATTGGCACCGCTCCCCCTTCACGGCCGCCAGTCCCGGCCACATCTCGGTCTACGAGCGCGATTGA
- a CDS encoding SMC family ATPase, with product MRPIELTLKDFRSFQGRHSFSFAGRRLVAVAGPIGAGKTSILDAVAYALYGQTPKLGRASAALINQEAVEMSVRLRFRVGASAWEVERLARRRGAGTAALYPYSEPDGRNTVELLSGARNVNARIEEILGMDFAAFSRSILLPQGEFAQFLQATAAEKDRVLKGVFGLERIDRMRQLARERALAAALDVTKVSDELEESESAAAEIEKLEPMLERAAERAAAVGALQTQAADLDAGEQKVASALERLDADARALSRAANRLRPEKEITAAVAAADDAAEKNRGAADLVRAAREKMESTEAEMRRFLGDLGDEAGLERAREAVDELAMRRKGAAESSAELEGAARAQADSRRELERLELELEEATAAASARERSLRAVRRELEIARERVDELERADMAMTLREHLGRDDECPVCGRLISQLPEGHVHPDLDTARGRSRRAAADQDRASEALAAAREQAAGLEATRTAAAAQASEDRRALEKARADAAEAAASLERAAESAAGLLSSDDPESALADLETRFAGLRRAAAGAAGEFASSVAAEADVRVAGEAARADAQALELELSVIAGEMGVRPKDADLPEMGVAELARRLRDHARQRRRELARERDSLTRRAAELAEERRDLLTRWDVPTGEGVNDFAARIHAEAATLRARERELGQKAARGADLARAKRELERRRRHLERLGEDLRDSRFLKYMLAGKRAQLAELGGERIRELTGGRFGFSPGDRFEIVDFGAADPELRVRGSDTLSGGETFLASLSLALALADLVAGQGGRLGSFFLDEGFGSLDADHLAIAMDGIERLASEAEDRLVVLVSHVPGVQERVEDQIVLGAPAGPGGGSRIVSGAVPA from the coding sequence ATGCGTCCGATTGAGCTGACGCTCAAGGACTTTAGGTCCTTTCAGGGTAGGCACAGCTTCTCCTTCGCCGGCCGGCGCCTGGTGGCGGTGGCCGGGCCGATCGGGGCCGGCAAGACATCGATCCTGGATGCGGTTGCCTACGCCCTCTACGGGCAGACCCCGAAACTGGGGCGCGCTTCGGCGGCACTGATCAACCAGGAGGCCGTCGAGATGTCGGTGAGGCTGCGGTTCAGGGTGGGCGCGAGCGCCTGGGAGGTGGAACGGCTGGCGCGCCGCCGCGGTGCCGGCACCGCGGCGCTTTACCCCTACTCGGAGCCCGACGGCCGCAACACCGTGGAGCTGCTCAGCGGCGCGCGCAACGTCAATGCCCGCATTGAGGAAATCCTGGGCATGGATTTTGCCGCCTTCTCGCGCTCGATATTGCTGCCGCAGGGCGAATTCGCGCAGTTCCTGCAGGCGACCGCGGCCGAAAAAGACCGGGTCCTGAAGGGCGTGTTCGGACTGGAACGAATCGACCGCATGCGCCAGCTGGCGCGTGAACGGGCTCTGGCGGCGGCGCTGGATGTGACTAAGGTCTCTGACGAGCTGGAGGAGTCCGAATCCGCCGCCGCCGAAATTGAAAAGCTGGAACCCATGCTGGAACGAGCCGCTGAACGAGCGGCCGCGGTCGGCGCGCTGCAGACGCAGGCCGCAGATCTGGACGCCGGCGAGCAGAAGGTGGCCAGCGCGCTGGAGAGATTGGATGCGGACGCCCGCGCGCTCTCCCGAGCCGCGAACCGGCTGCGCCCGGAGAAAGAAATCACGGCGGCAGTCGCGGCCGCCGACGACGCCGCCGAAAAAAACCGCGGAGCGGCGGACCTGGTGCGGGCCGCCCGCGAAAAGATGGAGTCGACCGAGGCCGAAATGCGGCGGTTCCTGGGCGACCTGGGTGATGAGGCGGGCCTGGAGCGGGCCCGGGAGGCCGTGGACGAGCTGGCAATGCGGAGAAAGGGCGCGGCCGAATCGTCAGCGGAACTCGAAGGCGCCGCAAGGGCGCAGGCCGACTCGCGCCGGGAACTTGAGCGACTGGAGCTTGAGCTGGAAGAGGCGACCGCAGCGGCCAGCGCCCGCGAGCGGAGCCTGCGGGCGGTCCGACGTGAACTGGAGATCGCCAGGGAAAGGGTGGATGAACTGGAGCGGGCCGACATGGCAATGACGTTGCGCGAACACCTGGGCCGCGACGATGAGTGCCCGGTGTGCGGTCGTCTGATCAGCCAGTTGCCGGAGGGACACGTCCATCCCGACCTGGATACGGCCCGGGGCCGGTCCCGGCGCGCGGCCGCCGATCAGGATCGCGCCAGTGAAGCGCTGGCGGCCGCGCGCGAGCAAGCGGCCGGGCTGGAGGCGACCCGGACAGCGGCCGCGGCTCAGGCAAGCGAAGACCGGCGCGCGTTAGAGAAGGCCCGCGCCGACGCCGCGGAAGCGGCCGCCAGTCTCGAGCGGGCCGCCGAGTCCGCCGCCGGACTTCTCTCGTCCGACGACCCGGAATCAGCGCTGGCGGACCTGGAAACGCGATTTGCCGGCCTGCGCCGAGCGGCCGCCGGAGCCGCCGGTGAATTCGCCTCATCGGTAGCCGCCGAGGCGGATGTTCGGGTTGCGGGCGAGGCGGCGCGGGCCGACGCACAGGCGCTCGAACTCGAGCTGAGCGTGATCGCCGGGGAGATGGGGGTGCGGCCGAAGGACGCGGACCTTCCCGAAATGGGTGTCGCAGAGCTGGCCCGGCGCCTGCGCGATCATGCCCGGCAACGCCGCCGCGAGTTGGCCCGCGAGCGGGACTCGCTCACGCGTCGGGCGGCCGAGCTGGCCGAGGAGCGCCGCGATCTGCTGACCCGGTGGGACGTCCCCACCGGCGAGGGGGTCAACGATTTCGCGGCGCGGATCCACGCCGAGGCCGCCACCCTGCGCGCCCGCGAGCGAGAGCTCGGGCAAAAGGCGGCGCGGGGTGCCGATTTGGCGCGGGCCAAACGGGAACTCGAGCGCCGCCGCCGTCACCTGGAGCGCCTGGGTGAAGACCTGCGCGACAGCCGGTTCCTAAAGTACATGCTCGCCGGCAAGCGGGCCCAGTTGGCCGAGCTTGGCGGGGAGCGGATCCGCGAACTTACCGGCGGCCGATTCGGCTTCTCGCCCGGGGACCGGTTCGAGATAGTCGACTTTGGTGCCGCCGACCCGGAACTGCGGGTGCGCGGATCGGACACCCTTTCCGGGGGCGAGACCTTCCTGGCCTCGCTCAGCCTGGCGCTGGCGCTGGCCGACCTGGTAGCCGGACAGGGCGGACGGCTGGGCAGCTTCTTCCTGGACGAGGGTTTCGGCAGCCTCGATGCCGATCACCTGGCCATCGCCATGGACGGAATCGAGCGACTGGCGTCGGAGGCCGAGGACCGCCTGGTGGTTCTGGTCTCGCACGTCCCCGGGGTGCAGGAGAGAGTAGAGGATCAGATCGTCCTCGGCGCGCCGGCCGGCCCGGGCGGCGGTTCCAGGATCGTCTCCGGCGCCGTCCCCGCCTAG